From Gossypium raimondii isolate GPD5lz chromosome 11, ASM2569854v1, whole genome shotgun sequence:
GGGGTATAATAATTACGCCTTTCTTTTAAACAGGCTATCAGGTTTCCCATTGCTAAAATGTGGATGCAATTTATATGTACTCGTATCTCACAACTATTTAACACTAATACCGTTAATGTATTCCGAGTTGGTTTGTTGTATTGTATTTTGCAGCAAAAGAGAGTTAGCCTTGGAAAGTGGGTCAACAAGGAAATTAAAaagtctctgccataaatcaaggtctccctgaaagacttgtatgaatggggtaaagagcacaattatagcatagcctgatctttttcgtcaatatgaacctcaatggtctttaagtcatttaaaagagtaatgaattgattgatgtgatctctaagaagctcaccttcgttcatgcgaaacgtaaatagacgttttTTCAACACTtaacggttagccagagacttagtcgcataaagagtttctaacattttccacaaggcggatgaggtcttctccatcaatacctcctgtaATACCGTTTTCatgaggcacaactggattccagacaaggccttttcatcaagctcttcccattctgtttgatttagactCTCAGGGTTCTTCCTAGTAACAACCTTTTTTAAGCCAGTTTGAACTAGAGTTTCCATCATCcaaacttgccacagattgaaatttgtctcaccatcaaacttctcaatttcaaaccttgttgctgtcATCTCTGAATGGgttgatctatgaaaattaaactagctttgataccattttttgggatcgacccgattaagcaacaagtaaaaaaaataacggaataaattaagaaattgaacacacaaatttaacatgaaaaaaccctccaaagaggataaaaaaaccacagacaaaaataattttattataatgacaaaagaacgaaaagtacaaaagatgtagataaaaactaaaccctgaaaacccgaaaacaaataaccctcaaaacgtaaacacaaaattctctaaatgtgttatgagttctaatcacTAATGGGTttgttttctaaggttgtaaaagagcctatttataggctaaattcataggtcaaataataataaaataatatagacTAATAAGAGtttaattgaaacaaataaatagagtttaactgaaagattaattctcaaatttgactgaaataggagtcatacttaacaacgtaaaatttatcaaatcctTTTAATCCATTTGAATCATTGTGGcatggttaattttttaaaaaaagaactttttttatttattctggCACTGTGTCCTGCGGCACCGAtaatctttttaatatatttttagttagtaaattaataatttaaatcttttagttaaatggttaaatgataTAGCTTTTATACTAGAATCCAGAGTTTAATTCCTCTATCTTGTTTGAcgctttttatatttttaatgcattaaGTCTTTGGGTTAACtgaaaaataattgtaattttattttgaaattccaAATTCAACTCCTCGTATAAACAAAAATCACATCACATCAATTGCTGGAGAGATTGAGCTTCAGTTTATATTAGATTTCAAAGTTCCAAACAGTAGAATTTTCAGGCCGCAAATAATAAGAAACAAGAGAAAATTCTGGTCTGCCTTTTAATTATGAGAGAGATTGAGAACCAAAAATTTCCACAGAGAGTTCTCTTAGAAATGCCCGTCTTTTTTagcaaatttaattattacataagaataaatttaaagtgaaattataaTGAAGCTTTTAGTATGGAGATATCTGGCTATACATATCGATAAATTTCTTGCTAATCATATTTATCTAGCTTTTCATATGGAGATTGTATATTAAGTTGATGAAACCAGTTTATCAATGGCGTACGTGCTTTGGGTTTCCATATGATTTTCTTAGTTGtggtgattaaattgaaacatttCCATGAAgacttaaatattcaaaaactgAATTTGTAGCTAGAAGACAAAACCATgaatctaaaatcaaataacaagGCACCcttgatttattaatttgtaATCAATGATGATCAATAACATTGGAACCTAGAAAAAAATTACTACAACTAAACATACACAGAACCAATAAAGAAACTTATTTTCCGGTAATAAGAGCTAGAAAAGTTGTTGACAATCATAATCATTGGAGTATAGCAGCCATGGAAGCATGATTGGACGATGGCAAATCAAATCCATGGATAAGGAGATGGAGCCGGTGGCCATGAAGGTGCAGTAGGTGTTGGCAGTGAAGGTGGAGAAAATACTGGAGATGGTGCCCAAGGTGCAGGAGCTGGTGCCCAAGGGTCAGTAACTGTTGTTTCTGGCACTGGAAGTGTAGTTGGTGCCCAAGGCTCAGGAGTTGGTGCTGGTGTTGTAGGCAAAGACGGAGCCGGTGGCCAGGAAGGTGCAAGAGGTGTTGGCAGTGGAGGTGAAGAAGATATTGGAGATGATGCCCAAGGGTCAGTAACTATTGTGTCTGGCACTGAAGGTGTAGGTGCTGGTGTTGAAGGTGAAGAGGGAGTGGGTGCAGGAGTTGGTGCCCATGGTTGACTAACTTGTAGTATTTGAGGGGTTGGTGCTGGTGCCCAACCATACTGGTATTGAACAGTGATGAAAAGCTTTTGGGCATAAGCAGAGCAATGGTTACTAACACCGCAGATGTACCACTTTCTACCGGGGGTGTTAAGGACTACAGTGTCATTTCCGGAACTGAGAGCTTGGTTTGCCGGTGGAATGTCACAATTCTTGAAAGCTGTACCGTTTACTTTGAACACATTGTGATATCCTTTAGGGTATTGGAACACTGCAAATtcatttttgagtaaaaaaatatattaagaataaCTTTTGTTTACAGTGTTgagggaaaaatattttgaagtgTGTCTTTTAAGAAGCCAATTCAGACCTCAAAGAAATGATATTGTTTTTGATATGTGAATGCTCGATTTTAGCCTCGaagttaggggtgagcattcgatcgaatcgaatcgaatcgaaaattttcgagttaatcgagttttcgaatctcattttatcatcctaactttatttgaagttttctcgaatcgagtcgagtgagatggaattcgaatcgaatcgaatcgaatcgaatatatttgttcgagttaaattttaaaaaataattttgggtccttgtaaccattgtcacccatcgtaataaaatttgtccaccttaatcaaaatttttattaactttcatcacttcataatttatttattaattttttatatattggttagcttctttgcttgcttagttgtttcaattatcttcagattcttgtcgcttagaattaaaaatatattaaatgtaaaaatatgattttttaataaaagttattttaaaaataaaatgtgaaattgataccaatataaaattttaacacgaatattttatggcataattaataattcaattttaatataaatattcaatatgactaaacaattcaataatataaacaatataaaatgtgaaatttaatttaataatataaatagtagatataaataaaattattactatttatgtttagtgattttttttggataattttgattttttatttgagagtaaagggtgagaagtaaaagtttgggagaaaaataaaaagttttggggaataaaagtttgagggaaagtaaataggggaagtaaaattttggagggaaaatattaaaaaaaaaattggaggggggagggtttgggatatatgagaggtgggatgggaagggaataaaaattttaggggaaaagtgggaggaagtaaaaattttgggggaaaataaaagattttgagggtttttgggagtaaaattttgagaaaaataaatgggagagtaaaattttggtgggaaatggattttgggtagattagGGGTTGGGAGGGAgggaggagtaaaagttttgggggaaagtgggaatgagtaaaagttttgagggaaaagtaaaaaggtttgagagtttggggtaaaaattgaaaatattatagtttgatattgaattattgaattattgagttattcaattgaaaactcaactcgattcgaactcgaaattgaaaaaaattgagttgattgaataactcgattaactcgaataactcgattcgtttaactcgaaatttgaattttttttcgattttttcgagtcgaatcgagttttgctcacccctactcgaagttttgtctttgaatttgaCCTTGACGGAGTTCGAACTTAGACCATTAAATGATCTTAGTAGATAAGAACACTACTTTTTAGACATTTTTTGAAGTTGGATGACAAAATCTcaacactaaaataaaatatcaaccCTTTAGAAACAGTTGGAGTAGTCGATGTCTCAAAAGATAACATTTCAAAAACTTCTGTCAGTCAATTCCCTCTCAAGGTAAATGAACTTCCAAATTAGACAATTGTAAACGCACAGTGCAAAGCTGAATGCTTTACACAAGAGTGTACTAGTAACAAACTCGTAGAGATTGTTAGAGAAGAATTAATTAAGAACTTTAAGAAGAAAATATGGTGAATATACCTAATTTATCACCCACGTAAAATACTTTATCCTTTGCCCAAGCTTGATAATCGAAATTGATGGTCCATCCGCTATCATCCCCGACGATATAATCAGTTGCCATAGCCATTGCAGGAAGAAAAATGGCTACAACTGAGAGCATAAGAAGCTTGTTCGAAGCCATTTGAAgcttataaaatgtaaaatttatcaaatcctTTGATTGAAGGATCTAGTTTGGGTAATAAGCTGCATAATTACGGACATATTTATAGTTTGGTATTGGAATAAGTAGCTATAGAAAATTAAGAAGTTCCCGAAATTGTGAGGAACCGGCGAAGGTCAGCAGCATATAAACATTGGGTTGTAcgtaaatctaccggattataTTCAATAACTGAAAGTTAGAATATCTTGCATTGAAAAATCCAAATTGCAATAagattggaataaaataaaataaaaacaatatacaCGTCTGCAGTACTTGATTacagtttcttttttttttccccaattttagaaattttttaaatgtgggCTTTACCTTTTGTAGAGACTTTCGATGTTGATTGTTGTTTTATTAAGGCAGCGTTTTGGAAGAAAATATTTGTCACATGAAAAAGGGAAATTCGTTCATCCGACTtctttgttttctcaaaatctgataagatattttctttaaggtattaatttattttgattttcttttttgtactgagtttattttgatattattctaTATGGTGAGTCATTTGTATTTAGTCTTGTACAATCGGTTCGTTCGACACGAACAAAGATTTTTGCATCTCATAGGTTaaatttgtattcaatttaaataataaaaaaattaattaaaaatataactttaatatttattatttttttaatagtgaaatcaatttttttaggtGTTTTGAAATCGGGTCTTGACCTGACCCAACCTGGCCCATGAATTCCTCTAATACAAATACCATTGTACAAAATCTAATATCTTAacaaatttgataatattagatacaatacaaataaataaaaaattaaaatattatacaacATTAAACTAATACATGCAATGGCAAAATGTGACATTAAATTATGGagggcttaattaattttttaaagtttgaaggtctaattaatattttttaaaattaggaattatttaaaattttaaaaattctaagaaGATTAATGAGATTGTTTGGCATCGAGCTAAGGAGGAACATGTATTTCTaagcttttgaaaatattcaatttgttttcaatGTTTTCGAGTTTTGGTTTAAATgtctttattaatatattactattttttatgagTATTGGTACACAGTCCAATTAACCATGAGTTAGGCGTATTAAGGACAAAATATTCCTGTAGGCAACTATAGTAATCTAGAAATCCTCATAGTAGAACTTCATTGtaggaaataagaaaataaagaatgttttcttttcttaaaagaGCCAATTCTTCTTCCAGCTTTACTTCCAATCAATCCCAAGAGTCTAACATTTTTGATAAACAAGAAGaacattatgaaaatattcccCAAAGATTTGAACATTAGACTCTCCCAAGAGAATTTAAATGTCTTTTGTAGTTACGttataaaaatacaagaaagaagtttacctattcaaaaagaatttgaaacaatccaattattatataaggtcatcattaataaactcaaagaataaaaatataaaaatttctattttcgaTTAGCCAAGTTGGTGTCAAACCTCTTAGTGTTGAAGCCACAAAAAATACctcaattttaattgttttaagaGACTAGAGACATATTATGTTTAATGACTCCTTACTAGGAACAATAGAAATAAACATATGTACTAGcccaatacattttaattattatccaaattttatggtttctttaatcgataaaaatattttacaatctttGACCTTTCAAATTCATACTCATAATTACAAAATGCTTCCTAGATCTGAAGGACTAATTTTAGTCTATCGGCTCCACTTCAAGCTACGTATTTTGTGGTCAATACCCAGACTTTACTTCAAAGCCCAAAAGGAGAAACCATTTTAATAGAAACAGATACCTCAAGATCTCATACCACAATCCCAAAAACAATACAATGACATGAAATTAACCTACCTGATAGGTGGAAGCTTGAAGGTGCTATAGACCTTGTTGCACCAACTCAAATTAGAAATACTTCATTAAGTGAAAATTTCCAACACTAAAATGGTACGGTTGAATTAATATTCAACAGACCACTTAGAATGCCTCCAAGACATTCCTTTGAAATAGGAAGTACAATCACAACTTTCAGGAGGTTAAATTTAGAAGAAGAATCAAATATCGAAACACTAACAATAGATTTtagaaaagctaaagcctctaTCTCTTCTATCTTGACAAGATTTTGGACCAATTTACAAGGAATAGAAAATTCCTTAAATATAACTCAACTTATCTATGCCAGACAGAAAGAGAGCCcccaaaatttgcttaatatgTCACCAACATACTCATCAATGACTAATAATGTAAGACAATGAGAAAATCCAGAAATTTTTGTCCTAGAAAAATCTTTTGAgatcaataaaaaaatggtgTAGGAAATACTTCtattccaacaaaaataaacaaaaagaggaaattactttaaaatttataataataaaaagagaacATTCTTCAAGAATattataaattcatgaataccCATAGAATCcatataaaattctttgaatGGTTTGACGAATATTATTTAGAATCTATTaatgcaataaaataataatactagatGACAAACTAATAAAGGAGAAGTTGAATCTCAATTGCCCTTTAATGGAAGTTCAATATCTTCAAAAACTACTGGTATAAAAACAAGTCCTTTAAGAATGAGAGCACCGATGTAGGAGAACtacaaatttcatcaaaagatattaaaatgatagtaGAACAAAACAACTATACAAATATCAGTCTTCatacaataagaaaacaattggattatattgaaattttggtaGAAAGCCACCCAGTCAAGAGAGAATCAGtaaaagaaataatgaaaaaagtTCTAAAGAaccaatatttacacattatgGAATCTcaaaaccttttcaaaaaaCCCAAAATGATTTCTTAACAGAAATCCAAAATAGACTTGAAGCTTTGGAAAGTTACAAATCTGAATTAGTTGCTCCAAATGCCCCAATGCAAGTTCAACACTTAGTAAATACGTTACACCAATCCTCCCAATCTGACTCTAAACAATCAGACGaacaacaaattaacaaaatggcttggaaagaaacaaaaaaaaattatattatccaaaTATCATTGCACTTGATCTTAATATTGAAGAAAAATTcgttttccaaaataaatacaatgctAACACAATTTATGAACGGAATATAGATGGAATGtcttaatataatattcttagtttattataataaatgataatagtttcaaatatttataaaactcAAAACCAAATTAGTGATCATGCTATAAACAATCTTTTAGTTGCTTGATTTACTAATCAATTAAAAGGATGGTGAAACCATGCACTCACTAAAACCCaagaagaaaaatttttaaaagcaataaaaatatgatcaaggaagaattattttaaatgagaagGAAGAAATCCAAGATGCAGTagtaactttaattttattaatctctAAACACTTTATAGGAGATCCTTCTCATTTTAAATATAGAAATTCGaactattatcaaatttaaaatgcaaaaattacgattttaaatggtataaagATGTCTTTATGACCGAGTTATGCAAAGACTTGATAACCAACAatcattttagaaataaaagtttgaagCGGGACTTCCTAATTTATTAGGAGAAAAGttagaaatcaaattagagaaaattaaaatttattattccatATAAAAACTTACATATGGTGAACTAATTAGTTTCaccaaaagaaagattaaaatttgtcgatttaaaattacaaaacaatctaaaaagaaatatatcaatgtAGAAAGGAATTAGAATAATTACGCTACCAATTTGACATTAGAAATGAACCTTCTTCTTCAAAAAATATGTTGCTCTATAAAAGCAAAGAATAGGAGAAagaatatttcataatattataaaaagtcaaagtatagaaaatatagaaaacaaaagaaacaaaaacattagaaaataaaatagataaataataaaatgttacaGATGCGAAAAACCATGACTGGAATGACGAAAATATGCAAGTGTatacaatcgcaacaagtaataaagtgacaagcaaa
This genomic window contains:
- the LOC105801192 gene encoding blue copper protein 1a, with amino-acid sequence MASNKLLMLSVVAIFLPAMAMATDYIVGDDSGWTINFDYQAWAKDKVFYVGDKLVFQYPKGYHNVFKVNGTAFKNCDIPPANQALSSGNDTVVLNTPGRKWYICGVSNHCSAYAQKLFITVQYQYGWAPAPTPQILQVSQPWAPTPAPTPSSPSTPAPTPSVPDTIVTDPWASSPISSSPPLPTPLAPSWPPAPSLPTTPAPTPEPWAPTTLPVPETTVTDPWAPAPAPWAPSPVFSPPSLPTPTAPSWPPAPSPYPWI